GCCGTCTCCGGGCTGCCAGTCCGCCCGGTCATACCGCGGCGCCACCAGATGCCCGGCGTCCTCCGCGCCGAGCCGGGACAGCAGTCCGGCATCGCGCAGGGCTCCCGGGGCCTTGGCGGTCCCGGGCACGGTTCCCGGTTTCGGTGGACGCAGGCCGAGGTTCGACGGGGCGTCCAGCACGGCGACGGTCCTCATGTGAACCACCGTAGCAACTACGCCGGTTATTGGAGAACCATATCGACAAGCGATACCATCGTTTTTCGATATGTTCGGGGAGGCCTCGTGAAGCAGAAGAACAACCCGCTGGACAACCCGGCGGAGCCCGCGGCGGCGATCGTCCGGGTGCTGCTGGCGCTCGTGGCGCTCGGCCTGATCGTCAGCATCGCGAGCGCGGTGTTCGGGTCAGGCTCGTTCCACCCGTTCACCGCGGACCGGCTCTGCGAGGAGAGCGGGAGCGTCACGCAGCGCGAGCTGGCGATCGAAGGACTGCGGCCGGGCACGGCCGCGCTCGCCACGGAGATCCGCTTCTGCGCGGGTCCGGTCACCGTCTGGCAGCGCGTGCTGTGGGGCGTGGCGAACCTGCTCGGGACGGTGGTGCAGCTCGGGTTGCTGGTGTTCGCCCACCGGTTGGCCACCGCGGTCCGGGACAGCGGGCTGCACACGGCGCTGACCGCGCGGCGGCTGCGCGTGCTCGGCTGGTTGCTGGCGGCGGGCTGCGTCACCGCCAGCGTGATCGAGTCCGCGGCGAGCGCCGCCTTCCTGGCCACCGTCCTCGATCCCGGCCGCTACAACGTGGTCTGGTACATGAACTGGGAATTCCCTTTGTGGCCGGTCATTCTCGGTTGTGTGCTGCTGTCGCTGGCGAGGATCATCCGCATCGGCAGCGAACTGGAGAAGGACCTCGAAGGGACGGTGTAGATGTCGGCGGACTCCGAGACACACGGCGTCCGGGTGCATCTGGACCGGCTGCTCGCCGAGCGCGGGATGACGCTCACGGAACTGGCCGAACGGGTCGGGGTGACCGTGGTGAACCTGTCCGTGCTGAAGAACGGCCGGGCGCGGGCCATCCGCTTCAGCACGCTCACCCGGCTGTGCGAGGTTCTCGACTGCCAGCCGGGTGATCTGCTCAGTCACGACCGCGGAGATGAAAATCTATCGGGAAATAACCTTTTGAATTAGCTCGAAGAACATGTGGCGCGGTCGGCTTCTTGTACGCATCGTGACCAGGCACACTCTGTGGTCATGTCCGAGACGACGTCGCCCAGCACGGCCACAGCCGCCGCAGACGGCCAACCGGAGCTGAAGCGGGCCATCGGCCCGAAACTGCTGTTGTTCTTCGTGATCGGTGACATCCTTGGCACCGGTGTCTACGCGCTGATGGGCGATGTCGCAGGCCAGGTCGGTGGGGCGCTCTGGGTGCCGTTCCTGATCGCCTTCGTCGTCGCTTTCCTCACCGCGTTCAGCTACCTCGAACTGGTGGGCAAGTACCCGAAGGCGGCGGGCGCCGCGCTCTACACCAACCGCGCCTTCCGCAAGCCGTTCTTCACCTTCATGATCGCCTTCGCGGTGATGTGCTCCGGGATCACCTCGGCCTCCTCGGCGGCCGTGGCCTTCGGCGGCACCTACCTCAAGGAGTTCGTGCAGACACCCGCCCCGTGGGTGGCGATCGGCTTCATCGCGCTGCTGGCGTTCATCAACTTC
The window above is part of the Allokutzneria albata genome. Proteins encoded here:
- a CDS encoding DUF2975 domain-containing protein; the protein is MKQKNNPLDNPAEPAAAIVRVLLALVALGLIVSIASAVFGSGSFHPFTADRLCEESGSVTQRELAIEGLRPGTAALATEIRFCAGPVTVWQRVLWGVANLLGTVVQLGLLVFAHRLATAVRDSGLHTALTARRLRVLGWLLAAGCVTASVIESAASAAFLATVLDPGRYNVVWYMNWEFPLWPVILGCVLLSLARIIRIGSELEKDLEGTV
- a CDS encoding helix-turn-helix domain-containing protein; protein product: MSADSETHGVRVHLDRLLAERGMTLTELAERVGVTVVNLSVLKNGRARAIRFSTLTRLCEVLDCQPGDLLSHDRGDENLSGNNLLN